A DNA window from Aerosakkonema funiforme FACHB-1375 contains the following coding sequences:
- a CDS encoding papain fold toxin domain-containing protein: MPSNPPLSDEEIYQQVGNIIQEFKLLECAECAEAIKQWLKDNGINGIHLQLKLIGKGNFIVSQRWDEWRTPITQNGTHYGIEVRNKVFDNLSTTGLSRNEWMEDFDCPSGQFSVEVIEIF, from the coding sequence ATGCCCAGTAATCCACCATTATCAGACGAAGAAATTTACCAACAAGTAGGCAATATCATTCAAGAGTTTAAGCTGCTTGAATGCGCCGAATGTGCTGAAGCTATCAAACAATGGCTGAAAGACAACGGAATTAACGGTATCCATCTGCAACTAAAACTAATCGGAAAAGGTAACTTTATTGTTAGCCAGCGATGGGACGAATGGCGAACACCAATTACTCAGAATGGCACGCATTACGGTATTGAAGTCCGCAATAAAGTGTTTGATAATTTGTCAACGACAGGGCTATCGAGAAATGAATGGATGGAAGACTTTGACTGTCCGAGCGGTCAATTTAGTGTCGAAGTCATAGAAATATTTTAA